One window of Phalacrocorax carbo chromosome 1, bPhaCar2.1, whole genome shotgun sequence genomic DNA carries:
- the TBC1D30 gene encoding TBC1 domain family member 30 isoform X6, translating to MRQDKLTSSLRRGGRCLKRQSSGGGGGGVGTILSNVLKKRSCISRTAPRLLCTLEPGVDTKLKFTLEPSLGQNGFQQWHDALKAVARLPTGIPKEWRRKVWLTLADQYLHSIAIDWDKTMRFTFNERSNPDDDSMGIQIVKDLHRTGCSSYCGQEAEQDRVVLKRVLLAYARWNKSVGYCQGFNILAALILEVMEGNEGDALKIMIYLIDKVLPDSYFVNNLRALSVDMAVFRDLLRMKLPELSQHLDTLQRAANRESGGGYEPPLTNVFTMQWFLTLFATCLPNHTVLKIWDSVFFEGSEIILRVALAIWAKLGEQIECCETADEFYSTMGKLTQEMLEDSLIDSNELMQTVYTMAQFPFPQLAELREKYTYNITPFPAAVKSTSLSGKLGRTRDSDEENDLDDEDSIANAIGCLGPLSGFLAPELQKYQKQMKDQNEEQSLGSSNIAELSPGAIDSCRSEYHAAFNSMMMERMTTDINALKKQYSRIKKKQQQQVHHVYIRAGSEDDDPGIFLGPRDQLNNDKGPVTSLLPSQVNHSPVINHLLLGKKMKLSNRSLKNAVIHIPSHATGKMSPIPQDDLKTKLNSPWRTHIRVHRKNIARAKGQLGYGDTIGLIDEQSESSKTNSPGAKEETSKHSDFGEGGGGGLDDRTTRKADQQSSEPVSTDSSTNMSVVQLKLEALELTTDNKTDAESTSHQCGQPRLSESSSSSSDNGNLAKSPQPGNSKPQVFNPFPSVKPLRKSATARNLGLYGPTERTPTVHFPQMSRSFSKSASGNSGTRKR from the exons GGGTTGATACGAAATTGAAATTCACTCTTGAACCATCTTTAGGTCAAAATGGTTTTCAGCAg tGGCATGATGCACTCAAGGCAGTGGCCAGATTGCCAACAGGCATACCGAAAGAATGGCGGAGAAAG GTTTGGCTGACCTTAGCTGATCAGTACTTACACAGTATAGCCATTGACTGGGATAAAACCATGCGTTTCACGTTCAATGAAAGAAGTAATCCTGATGATGACTCTATGGGCATCCAGATAGTAAAG gaccTTCACCGAACTGGTTGCAGTTCTTACTGTGGCCAGGAGGCAGAGCAAGATCGAGTGGTACTAAAACGCGTTTTGCTGGCTTATGCCAGGTGGAATAAATCTGTTGGCTATTGTCAAGGATTTAACATACTAGCTGCCCTTATTCTAGAAGTAATGGAGGGCAATGAAGGAGATGCCCTGAAA ATCATGATTTACCTAATTGATAAGGTGCTTCCTGATAGTTATTTTGTCAATAATCTCCGCGCTCTTTCCGTCGATATGGCTGTTTTCCGAGATCTTTTACGAATGAAGCTTCCTGAACTGTCCCAGCACTTAGACACCCTGCAAAGAGCTGCTAACAGAGAGAGTGGAG gaggcTACGAACCCCCACTTACAAATGTCTTCACAATGCAGTGGTTTCTGACCCTCTTTGCCACTTGCCTGCCTAATCATACAGTTCTGAAGATCTGGGATTCAGTATTCTTCGAAGGCTCTGAAATTATACTGAGAGTAGCTTTGGCTATCTGGGCAAAGTTAGGAGA GCAAATAGAGTGTTGTGAAACTGCAGATGAGTTTTACAGTACCATGGGCAAGCTGACCCAGGAGATGCTGGAAGACAGTCTGATTGACAGCAATGAACTCATGCAG actGTTTATACCATGGCTCAGTTTCCCTTCCCACAGCTGGCGGAATTAAGGGAGAAATACACGTACAATAttactcctttccctgcagcagTAAAATCAACTTCACTCTCGGG AAAGCTAGGCAGAACCAGAGACAGTGATGAGGAGAATGACCTAGATGACGAAGACTCAATTGCCAATGCAATTGGCTGTCTTGGACCGTTAAGTGGATTTTTGGCACCAGAGCTCCAAAAATACCAAAAGCAGATGAAAG ATCAGAATGAAGAGCAAAGTCTGGGTTCCAGTAACATTGCAGAATTAAGTCCAGGAGCAATAGACTCTTGCCGAAGCGAGTATCATGCTGCTTTTAACAGCATGATGATGGAACGCATGACTACTGATATTAACGCACTTAAAAAGCAATATTCCAGGATAAAGaagaagcagcaacagcaggTTCACCATGTGTATATCAGAGCAG GATCTGAAGATGATGACCCTGGGATTTTTTTAGGTCCCAGGGACCAGCTGAACAATG ACAAAGGGCCAGTTACCAGCCTCCTCCCTTCTCAGGTAAACCATTCCCCAGTGATAAACCACCTCCTTTTAGGAAAGAAGATGAAATTGAGTAACAGGTCTCTCAAAAATGCTGTTATTCACATCCCGAGTCATGCTACCGGGAAGATGTCTCCCATTCCCCAAGATGatcttaaaacaaaactgaactCTCCGTGGCGCACTCACATACGCGTCCATCGAAAGAATATTGCTAGGGCCAAAGGCCAGCTGGGCTATGGGGATACCATAGGACTAATAGATGAGCAGAGCGAGAGCAGTAAAACAAATAGTCCTGGTGCAAAGGAGGAGACTTCCAAACATTCTGACtttggagaaggaggaggtggCGGTTTGGATGACAGGACTACTCGAAAAGCTGACCAGCAGTCGTCTGAGCCAGTCTCTACAGACAGTAGTACAAACATGTCAGTGGTTCAGCTAAAACTGGAAGCATTGGAGCTCACCACAGATAACAAAACCGATGCTGAATCAACATCCCATCAGTGCGGCCAGCCACGTTTATCAGAGTCCTCCAGTTCATCCAGCGACAATGGAAACCTGGCTAAATCTCCCCAGCCTGGGAACTCAAAGCCGCAAGTCTTCAATCCTTTTCCCAGTGTCAAGCCTCTTCGAAAGTCAGCTACAGCCAGGAATTTGGGGCTGTATGGCCCCACGGAAAGAACCCCGACTGTACACTTCCCACAGATGAGCAGAAGTTTCAGTAAGTCTGCCAGTGGCAACAGTGGGACCAGGAAACGATGA